A stretch of the Uranotaenia lowii strain MFRU-FL chromosome 3, ASM2978415v1, whole genome shotgun sequence genome encodes the following:
- the LOC129752014 gene encoding clavesin-1-like, with protein SNDFSSPSFSVAAALNLSKAPETYDSYSFNLADKYKLVAQDELREEDDIRENALKQFREWIAKHPLIKSCRTDAPFLLRFLRTKKFSIPAATEMLEKYLSIRQIYPNWFHKLDINDPDLEAIIDSGYLFALPERDERGRKIVFSSAGKFDTSRFTAAQLIRVHSLVVESLLDEEESQIAGYVHIIDDSDLSMAFLGIWSFADIKSLAHCVQNSLPMRQKENHFVNLPPFANKLSEFILSVLSDKLKDRVFVHKTMDDLKTKVNPKYLPKEYGGSVSMADCIAQFKAFVKAKRDQLVALDDMQIEITKSSAFWQDTTDADIAAGVIGSFRKLEVD; from the coding sequence tctaacGATTTCTCCTCTCCTTCCTTTTCAGTGGCAGCCGCACTCAACCTCAGCAAAGCGCCCGAAACGTACGACAGCTACTCGTTCAACTTGGCGGACAAATACAAACTGGTGGCCCAGGATGAGCTGCGGGAGGAGGACGACATCCGGGAAAATGCCCTGAAGCAGTTCCGCGAGTGGATCGCCAAACACCCACTGATCAAATCCTGCCGTACGGATGCTCCATTTTTGCTGCGTTTCTTGCGAACGAAGAAGTTCAGCATCCCAGCTGCAACGGAAATGTTGGAAAAGTACCTTTCGATAAGACAAATTTACCCGAATTGGTTCCACAAGTTGGACATTAACGATCCGGATTTGGAAGCGATCATCGACAGTGGCTATCTGTTTGCGTTGCCGGAACGTGATGAGCGTGGTAGGAAGATTGTGTTCTCCAGTGCCGGAAAATTTGACACCAGCCGATTCACAGCTGCCCAACTGATTCGAGTCCACTCTTTGGTCGTGGAATCGTTGCTGGACGAAGAAGAATCTCAAATTGCCGGATATGTCCACATCATTGACGATTCGGATCTCTCGATGGCCTTCCTGGGGATTTGGTCTTTCGCCGATATCAAAAGCTTAGCTCACTGCGTCCAGAACTCCCTGCCGATGCGTCAGAAGGAAAACCATTTCGTGAATCTTCCCCCATTCGCAAACAAGCTTTCGGAGTTCATCCTTTCGGTACTTTCCGATAAGCTGAAGGATCGTGTCTTCGTCCACAAGACCATGGATGATCTGAAAACTAAGGTCAATCCCAAGTATTTGCCCAAAGAGTATGGTGGCAGTGTTTCGATGGCCGATTGCATTGCCCAGTTCAAAGCCTTCGTCAAGGCCAAGCGGGATCAGCTGGTCGCCCTAGACGATATGCAGATCGAAATCACCAAAAGCTCGGCCTTCTGGCAGGACACAACCGATGCTGATATCGCAGCCGGTGTTATCGGTAGCTTCCGGAAGCTCGAGGTCGACTAA